The Falsibacillus pallidus genome has a segment encoding these proteins:
- a CDS encoding M16 family metallopeptidase produces MIKKYTCQNGVRIVLEEIPTVRSVALGVWIGTGSRDETPVNNGISHFLEHMFFKGTENRGAREIAEAFDSIGGQVNAFTSKEYTCYYAKVLDTHSEMALDILADMFFNSTFDEEELKKEKNVVYEEIKMYEDTPDDIVHDLLSKAAYETHSLGYPILGTEETLSTFNQNTLKEYMHNMYTPDKVVISIAGNIKESFIKKIEERFGTYEGGKRSNEETKPSFHTNRLTRKKDTEQAHLCLGYEGLPIGHEDVYSLITLNNILGGSMSSRLFQEVREQRGLAYSVFSYHTSYKDSGMVTVYGGTGSKQMNQLFETIQETLAALKKTGITEKELNNSKEQLKGNLMLSLESTNSRMSRNGKNELLLGRHRTLDEIVDEVDSVTISGVNELANKIFKDEYSVALIGPNDDLPSQ; encoded by the coding sequence TTGATAAAGAAATATACTTGCCAAAACGGTGTACGAATTGTACTAGAAGAAATACCGACAGTCAGATCCGTTGCTCTGGGCGTCTGGATCGGAACTGGTTCGAGAGATGAGACTCCCGTGAACAACGGCATCTCACATTTTCTAGAGCACATGTTCTTTAAAGGGACAGAAAACAGGGGAGCCCGTGAAATTGCAGAAGCATTCGATTCCATAGGCGGACAGGTAAACGCGTTTACATCAAAAGAGTACACATGCTATTATGCAAAGGTTCTTGATACCCATTCTGAAATGGCTCTGGACATTTTAGCGGATATGTTTTTCAACTCTACTTTTGACGAAGAAGAACTGAAAAAAGAGAAAAACGTGGTTTATGAAGAAATCAAGATGTATGAAGATACTCCCGATGATATTGTCCATGACCTGCTAAGTAAAGCTGCTTATGAAACACATTCTCTTGGATATCCTATCCTGGGTACAGAGGAAACACTTTCAACCTTCAATCAAAATACATTAAAAGAGTACATGCATAATATGTACACACCTGATAAAGTAGTCATTTCGATTGCAGGAAATATTAAAGAATCATTCATTAAAAAAATTGAGGAACGCTTCGGTACATATGAAGGTGGAAAAAGAAGCAATGAGGAGACAAAACCTTCATTCCACACTAATCGATTAACACGTAAAAAGGATACGGAGCAGGCTCATTTATGTCTTGGCTACGAAGGTCTTCCTATCGGACATGAAGATGTATACAGCCTGATAACTCTCAATAATATTCTGGGCGGAAGCATGTCATCAAGACTGTTTCAAGAGGTGCGTGAACAGCGCGGTTTAGCCTACTCTGTTTTTTCTTATCATACGTCCTATAAAGATAGTGGAATGGTTACAGTTTATGGTGGAACAGGCTCCAAGCAAATGAATCAGCTATTTGAAACCATTCAAGAGACGCTGGCGGCGCTTAAGAAAACAGGGATTACAGAAAAAGAGCTGAACAACAGCAAGGAGCAATTAAAAGGAAACTTGATGCTCAGTCTTGAAAGTACTAATAGCCGCATGAGCCGCAACGGGAAGAATGAATTGCTCTTGGGCAGGCATCGCACCCTTGATGAAATTGTCGATGAAGTCGACAGTGTAACGATTTCAGGAGTGAATGAACTCGCCAATAAAATCTTTAAGGATGAATATTCGGTTGCTTTGATCGGACCGAATGATGATCTTCCTAGCCAATAA
- a CDS encoding polysaccharide deacetylase family protein, whose protein sequence is MDVDKRRLVEVGLIVVIAAAVIQNPLSSQYVYGLKDAALEVAVSQNQLYSDIEKAAQQFSIPPQNAKIDKVWKTIPGYNGLEVDIKASYEKMKKSKKFNEQKLIFKQIPPSVHLKDLPPSPIYKGNPDKPMVSLLINVAWGNEYLPDMLATLKKNDVKATFFLEGRWVKENPNLAKMIVEAGNEVGNHSYSHPDMKKLTNGRITEELQKTNDVIEATTGEKVKWFAPPSGSYREEVVNIASGLHLGTIMWSVDTIDWQKPSPQVLLQRVTSKVHPGAMILMHPTESSSQALDALIKEIKKKQLRFGTVSDLVNEERIIKLPSPLSEKQ, encoded by the coding sequence ATGGACGTGGATAAGAGACGTTTGGTTGAGGTTGGACTGATTGTGGTGATCGCTGCAGCGGTTATTCAGAATCCTTTGTCATCACAGTATGTATATGGGCTTAAGGATGCTGCGCTTGAGGTGGCTGTTTCTCAAAATCAGCTTTATTCAGATATAGAAAAAGCAGCTCAACAATTTTCAATTCCGCCGCAAAATGCTAAAATTGATAAAGTGTGGAAAACCATACCGGGTTATAATGGGCTGGAAGTTGATATCAAGGCTTCTTATGAAAAAATGAAGAAATCAAAAAAATTCAATGAACAAAAATTAATTTTTAAACAAATACCTCCTTCCGTCCATTTGAAGGATTTGCCGCCTTCTCCCATTTATAAGGGCAATCCGGACAAACCTATGGTTTCATTACTGATAAATGTCGCATGGGGAAATGAATACTTGCCGGATATGCTTGCGACCCTGAAGAAAAATGATGTAAAGGCAACGTTTTTCCTTGAAGGGCGATGGGTAAAAGAAAACCCCAACCTTGCAAAGATGATCGTCGAAGCAGGAAATGAAGTTGGGAATCACTCCTATTCACATCCTGATATGAAAAAATTGACGAACGGACGTATAACGGAAGAACTGCAAAAGACCAACGATGTCATTGAGGCAACAACTGGGGAAAAAGTAAAGTGGTTTGCACCGCCAAGCGGCAGCTACAGGGAAGAAGTCGTAAATATCGCATCTGGACTACATCTTGGCACCATAATGTGGAGTGTCGATACGATAGATTGGCAAAAGCCATCTCCACAGGTTTTATTACAGAGGGTTACATCAAAAGTCCATCCTGGTGCCATGATATTAATGCACCCGACTGAATCTTCTTCACAAGCACTTGATGCCTTGATTAAAGAAATCAAAAAGAAGCAATTGCGTTTCGGGACCGTTTCTGATTTAGTAAATGAAGAACGGATCATTAAGCTGCCGTCACCACTTTCCGAAAAACAATAA
- the pnp gene encoding polyribonucleotide nucleotidyltransferase, which translates to MEQDKQIFSTDWAGRNLTVEVGQLAKQANGAVLIRYGDTAVLSTSTASKEPKNLDFFPLTVNYEERLYAVGKIPGGFIKREGRPSEKAVLTSRLIDRPIRPLFADGFRNEVQVISMVMSVDQDCPSEMAAMFGSSLALSVSDIPFDGPIAGVIVGLVDDQFVINPTVEQLEKSKMHLTVAGTKDAINMVEAGAEEIPEETMLEAIMFGHEEIKKLIAFQEEIVAKVGKEKMTVELSVVDSDIEAEVRAMCESKLIPAIQVQEKHAREAAIKEVKDEVLASYEEREDITDETIKQVKKVLDKLVKGEVRRLITEDKVRPDGRGVAEIRPLSSMVGILARTHGSGLFTRGQTQALSVCTLGALGDVQILDGLGLEESKRFMHHYNFPLFSVGETGPMRGPGRREIGHGALGERALEPIIPNEKDFPYTIRLVSEVLESNGSTSQASICASTLAMMDAGVPIKAPVAGIAMGLVKSGEHYTILTDIQGMEDHLGDMDFKVAGTDKGVTALQMDIKIDGLSREILEEALQQAKKGRMQILDSMLSTISEPRESLSQYAPKILTMTINPDKIRDVIGPSGKQINKIIEETGVKIDIEQDGTVFISSIDEEMNKKAKKIIEDIVREVEVGQIYLGKVKRIEKFGAFVEIFSGKDGLVHISELAEERVRKVEDVLALGDEVLVKVIDIDNQGRVNLSRKVVLKEQREKEEQQEQK; encoded by the coding sequence ATGGAACAAGATAAACAGATCTTTTCCACCGACTGGGCTGGCCGTAATTTGACAGTAGAAGTTGGACAATTAGCAAAACAAGCAAATGGAGCGGTTCTTATCCGCTATGGTGATACTGCAGTATTAAGTACATCAACTGCATCAAAGGAACCAAAAAATCTGGACTTTTTCCCATTGACTGTAAACTACGAAGAACGTCTTTATGCAGTTGGGAAAATCCCGGGTGGATTCATCAAACGTGAAGGCCGACCAAGCGAAAAAGCCGTTTTGACAAGCCGTTTGATTGACAGACCGATCAGGCCATTATTTGCGGATGGTTTCCGCAACGAAGTACAAGTAATCAGTATGGTCATGAGTGTGGATCAAGACTGCCCATCAGAAATGGCAGCAATGTTTGGTTCTTCTTTGGCTCTTTCTGTATCGGACATTCCTTTTGATGGCCCGATTGCCGGTGTCATCGTTGGATTGGTTGATGATCAATTTGTCATTAATCCGACTGTTGAACAATTGGAGAAGAGCAAAATGCATTTAACCGTTGCAGGTACAAAAGATGCAATCAACATGGTTGAAGCCGGAGCTGAGGAAATTCCGGAAGAAACTATGCTTGAAGCAATTATGTTCGGGCATGAAGAAATCAAAAAACTGATTGCTTTCCAAGAAGAGATTGTAGCAAAGGTCGGCAAAGAAAAGATGACGGTTGAGCTTTCTGTCGTTGATTCAGATATTGAAGCAGAAGTCCGCGCTATGTGTGAATCCAAATTGATTCCAGCTATCCAAGTGCAGGAAAAACATGCACGTGAAGCTGCCATTAAGGAAGTAAAAGATGAGGTTCTGGCATCTTACGAAGAGCGTGAAGACATTACTGATGAGACAATCAAACAAGTGAAAAAAGTGTTGGATAAGCTTGTCAAAGGTGAAGTCCGCCGCTTAATTACAGAGGATAAAGTACGTCCTGACGGGCGTGGAGTAGCTGAGATCCGTCCGCTTTCTTCAATGGTCGGAATTCTTGCAAGGACCCATGGTTCAGGTTTATTTACACGTGGACAAACTCAAGCATTGAGCGTATGTACACTAGGAGCTCTTGGAGATGTTCAAATCCTTGATGGTCTTGGACTTGAAGAATCAAAACGCTTCATGCATCATTATAATTTCCCATTATTCAGTGTAGGGGAAACTGGTCCAATGCGTGGTCCTGGCCGCCGTGAAATCGGTCATGGAGCACTTGGTGAACGTGCCCTTGAGCCAATCATCCCGAACGAAAAGGATTTCCCATATACGATTCGCCTTGTTTCCGAGGTGCTTGAATCAAATGGGTCTACATCACAAGCAAGCATCTGCGCTAGCACACTTGCAATGATGGATGCCGGGGTGCCAATCAAAGCACCTGTAGCGGGAATTGCAATGGGACTTGTTAAATCAGGTGAACATTACACGATTTTGACCGATATCCAAGGCATGGAAGATCATCTTGGAGACATGGACTTTAAAGTGGCAGGTACTGATAAAGGCGTCACTGCTCTTCAAATGGATATCAAGATTGATGGGTTGTCCCGTGAAATCCTTGAAGAAGCATTGCAGCAGGCTAAAAAAGGCCGCATGCAGATATTGGACAGCATGCTTTCCACTATTTCCGAGCCGCGTGAGTCGCTGTCTCAATACGCGCCTAAGATTTTGACAATGACGATCAATCCTGATAAAATCCGTGATGTTATTGGACCGAGCGGAAAACAAATCAATAAAATCATTGAAGAAACCGGTGTTAAGATTGATATTGAACAAGATGGTACAGTATTCATTTCTTCTATAGATGAGGAAATGAATAAAAAGGCCAAGAAAATCATTGAAGATATTGTCCGTGAAGTAGAAGTTGGACAAATTTACCTTGGTAAAGTCAAACGCATTGAAAAATTCGGTGCATTTGTTGAAATCTTCAGCGGTAAAGATGGACTTGTCCATATTTCTGAATTGGCTGAAGAACGTGTTCGCAAAGTGGAAGATGTATTGGCGCTTGGTGATGAAGTATTGGTGAAAGTCATCGATATTGACAATCAAGGCCGCGTAAATCTTTCAAGAAAAGTGGTTCTTAAAGAACAACGCGAAAAAGAGGAACAGCAAGAACAGAAATAA
- the rpsO gene encoding 30S ribosomal protein S15 has product MAITQERKNELINEYKIHDTDTGSPEVQIAVLTESINNLNDHLRTHKKDHHSRRGLLKMVGKRRNLLTYLRNSDVQRYRELINKLGLRR; this is encoded by the coding sequence ATGGCTATCACTCAAGAGCGTAAAAATGAACTTATCAATGAGTATAAAATCCATGACACAGATACTGGATCTCCAGAAGTTCAAATTGCTGTCCTTACGGAATCAATCAACAATTTGAATGATCACTTGCGTACTCATAAGAAAGACCACCACTCTCGTCGCGGTCTTCTTAAAATGGTAGGTAAACGTCGTAACTTGTTAACTTATTTGCGTAACAGTGACGTTCAGCGTTACCGTGAATTGATCAACAAACTTGGTTTACGTCGATAA
- the ribF gene encoding bifunctional riboflavin kinase/FAD synthetase, whose amino-acid sequence MKKIMIHHPHSYNNEDFPPLVMALGYFDGVHLGHKKVMNTALEIAREKGIKSAVMTFDPHPSVVLGHKHKHLQYITPLKEKVKQIEEIGIDYVFVVRFTSAFASLSPQEFIDQYVIGLNVKHVVAGFDYSYGKLGEGKMETMPFHSRDLFSQTTVEKLVNEFGEKVSSTLIREKINTGKVEQIPSLLGRWYTTAGTVIHGDKRGRKIGFPTANIEFNDDFLVPLKGVYAVRLHVNNTWHDGVCNIGFKPTFKNPDEYSMSIEVHILDFDRSIYGEEVLVEWHKRIRDEMKFSGIDQLIEQIAKDKETAKEYFAKDLF is encoded by the coding sequence TTGAAGAAAATAATGATCCATCATCCACATTCTTATAATAACGAGGACTTTCCTCCTCTAGTTATGGCCCTTGGCTATTTTGATGGAGTACATCTTGGACACAAAAAAGTCATGAATACAGCCCTTGAAATTGCCAGGGAAAAAGGGATAAAGAGTGCCGTAATGACATTTGATCCACATCCGTCAGTGGTTTTGGGACATAAGCATAAACATCTGCAATACATTACACCTTTAAAGGAAAAAGTGAAACAGATTGAAGAAATAGGGATAGACTACGTTTTTGTAGTCCGCTTCACTTCTGCATTCGCAAGCCTTTCACCTCAGGAGTTCATTGATCAGTATGTGATTGGGCTGAATGTAAAGCATGTTGTAGCCGGATTTGACTACAGCTATGGAAAACTTGGTGAAGGAAAAATGGAAACGATGCCATTCCATTCCCGTGATTTATTTTCTCAAACTACAGTGGAAAAGCTGGTTAATGAATTTGGAGAAAAAGTAAGTTCTACATTGATCCGTGAAAAGATTAATACGGGGAAGGTTGAACAGATTCCTAGTTTACTTGGACGCTGGTACACGACCGCAGGGACTGTCATTCATGGAGATAAACGCGGCCGCAAGATCGGCTTTCCTACAGCCAATATTGAATTCAATGATGATTTCCTTGTACCTTTAAAAGGTGTTTATGCTGTCAGGCTCCATGTAAACAATACATGGCATGATGGTGTTTGCAACATTGGATTTAAGCCGACATTTAAAAATCCCGATGAATATTCCATGTCAATAGAAGTCCATATATTAGATTTCGATCGTTCTATCTACGGTGAGGAAGTTTTGGTAGAATGGCATAAAAGAATCCGGGATGAAATGAAATTCAGTGGAATCGATCAATTGATCGAGCAGATTGCGAAAGATAAAGAGACCGCAAAGGAATACTTTGCGAAAGATCTTTTTTAG
- the truB gene encoding tRNA pseudouridine(55) synthase TruB, with product MDGILPLWKTKGMTSHDCVFKVRKILGMKKVGHTGTLDPDVTGVLPICLGRATKLSDYIMNAGKTYEGEVTLGFSTTTEDASGEIVDSRTVNEKISKESVLGVLSQLTGEIQQTPPMYSAVKVNGKKLYEYARAGIEVERPTRTVHVYSLELIGPIQQEEETVRFRFNVSCSKGTYIRTLAVTIGELLGYPAHMSDLMRTSSGSFTEEDCITLEQLKEMTEKGIVEEAIYPLERGISHLPIREISDTLAEKVKNGAVLESTADLPDAHEWVFTEHGQALAIYQPHPTKAGMIKPVKVLRIE from the coding sequence ATGGATGGTATTTTACCGTTATGGAAGACTAAAGGGATGACCTCCCACGATTGTGTATTTAAGGTGAGGAAAATTCTTGGAATGAAAAAAGTTGGCCATACGGGCACTTTGGATCCAGATGTGACCGGAGTACTCCCGATCTGCCTTGGACGGGCGACGAAGCTTTCTGACTATATCATGAATGCAGGAAAAACATATGAGGGCGAAGTTACCCTTGGATTCTCAACAACAACGGAAGATGCCTCCGGAGAAATCGTTGATTCAAGAACTGTTAATGAAAAAATTTCCAAGGAATCCGTCCTAGGGGTTCTATCGCAGCTGACTGGGGAAATCCAACAGACACCCCCTATGTATTCTGCCGTAAAGGTAAATGGGAAAAAATTATATGAATATGCTCGGGCAGGCATCGAGGTGGAGCGTCCGACCAGGACCGTTCATGTATACAGCCTTGAATTAATAGGTCCGATTCAACAGGAAGAGGAAACTGTCCGTTTCCGCTTTAACGTTTCATGCAGTAAAGGGACATACATAAGGACCTTGGCGGTGACAATCGGAGAACTGCTGGGTTATCCCGCGCACATGTCTGACTTAATGAGAACCTCTTCGGGGTCATTTACAGAAGAAGATTGTATTACTCTTGAACAGCTTAAAGAAATGACTGAAAAAGGGATAGTGGAAGAAGCAATATACCCTTTGGAAAGAGGTATTTCTCATTTGCCGATAAGGGAAATTAGTGATACATTAGCAGAGAAAGTGAAAAACGGAGCAGTATTAGAAAGCACGGCTGATTTACCGGATGCACATGAGTGGGTGTTTACAGAACATGGCCAAGCATTGGCTATCTATCAACCCCATCCTACAAAGGCTGGCATGATCAAGCCGGTGAAAGTTCTCCGCATCGAATAG
- the rbfA gene encoding 30S ribosome-binding factor RbfA, producing the protein MAHRMNRVGEQMKKELGDIIGKKIKDPRIGFVTVTDVEVSGDLQQAKVFITVLGDEEQKENTLKGLAKAKGFIRSEIGQRIRLRKTPELIFEFDESIDYGNRIENLLRGIQEDTNGDNE; encoded by the coding sequence ATGGCCCACCGTATGAATCGTGTAGGCGAACAAATGAAGAAAGAATTAGGCGATATCATCGGGAAGAAAATCAAAGATCCCCGCATCGGTTTTGTAACCGTTACGGATGTTGAAGTCTCCGGTGATCTGCAGCAGGCGAAAGTATTCATTACTGTTCTTGGAGATGAAGAGCAGAAAGAGAATACGCTTAAAGGTTTAGCCAAAGCAAAGGGGTTCATTCGTTCTGAAATCGGACAAAGAATCCGCCTCCGCAAAACGCCTGAATTGATTTTTGAATTTGACGAATCAATCGACTATGGTAATCGGATTGAGAACCTTTTAAGAGGAATACAAGAAGATACCAATGGGGATAATGAATAA
- a CDS encoding DUF503 domain-containing protein, with the protein MIGYAECECFIFDAHSLKEKRAVLQRVLTRLKQKYNVSVSEVDYQDMWQRTKIAIVTVSSSKEASERELERALKFMDSFPEWERGQTTFEWL; encoded by the coding sequence ATGATCGGTTATGCTGAATGTGAGTGTTTTATATTTGATGCCCATTCACTTAAAGAAAAAAGAGCCGTGCTTCAACGTGTGTTGACGCGGCTCAAACAAAAATATAACGTCTCGGTCTCTGAAGTGGATTATCAGGATATGTGGCAGCGCACTAAGATTGCAATTGTCACAGTATCTTCATCTAAAGAAGCTTCTGAAAGGGAATTGGAGCGTGCATTAAAATTCATGGACTCCTTCCCAGAATGGGAAAGAGGACAGACAACTTTTGAGTGGTTGTAA
- the infB gene encoding translation initiation factor IF-2 encodes MSKMRIYEYAKKHNVSSKDIISKLKDMNVEVSNHMTTIDDDVLVKLNSIFNVKQDSGKGDSKPAQSNAKNQPKSNPSKPAPRKTDDGEDSPTKVKVKSAPKSQEGKKHDQQYQQKENKVFNSNNKKGGNRNRNQNQSKGRQQSHQAPPQKKKERELPAKITFTESLTVAELGKKLHREPSEIIKKLFMLGIMATINQELDKDAIELIADEYGVEVEEEIKIDTTDLEVYFTEDSDEDMVERPSVVTIMGHVDHGKTTLLDSIRNTKVTAGEAGGITQHIGAYQVKVNDKKITFLDTPGHAAFTTMRARGAQVTDITILVVAADDGVMPQTVEAINHAKAAEVPIIVAVNKMDKEAANPDRVMQELTEHGLVSEAWGGDTIFVPLSALSGEGIDNLLEMILLVGEVEEYKANPKRNAIGTVIEAQLDKGRGSVATLLVQNGTLRIGDPIVVGNTFGRVRAMVNDLGRRVKEAGPSTPVEITGLSDVPHAGDRFVVFEDEKTARQIGENRAQQALQASRGEKSRVTLDTLFEQMKQGEMKDLNIVLKADVQGSVEAVAAALQKIEVEGVNVKIIHTGVGALNESDITLAAASNAIVIGFNVRPDVNAKRAADAEGVDIRLHRIIYKVIEEIEAGMKGMLDPEFQEKIIGQAEVRQTFKVSKVGTIAGSFVTEGKITRDSGIRLIRDGVVIFEGEVDVLKRFKDDAKEVNRGYECGITIKNFNDLKEGDIIEAYIMEEIAR; translated from the coding sequence ATGAGTAAAATGCGAATTTACGAATATGCAAAAAAACATAATGTTTCCAGTAAGGATATCATTTCAAAATTAAAAGATATGAATGTTGAAGTTTCCAACCATATGACAACAATTGATGACGATGTGTTGGTGAAATTGAATTCTATCTTTAATGTTAAACAGGACAGCGGCAAGGGAGATTCCAAACCGGCGCAATCAAATGCAAAAAACCAGCCGAAGAGCAATCCTTCTAAGCCAGCACCAAGAAAAACTGATGATGGAGAGGATTCTCCAACAAAGGTTAAAGTAAAATCCGCTCCTAAAAGCCAAGAAGGCAAAAAGCACGACCAGCAGTACCAGCAAAAAGAAAATAAAGTCTTCAACAGCAACAATAAAAAGGGCGGCAATAGAAATAGGAACCAAAATCAATCAAAAGGCAGACAGCAGTCTCATCAAGCTCCTCCTCAAAAGAAGAAGGAAAGAGAACTGCCGGCGAAAATCACGTTCACTGAGTCCCTTACTGTAGCTGAATTAGGTAAAAAACTCCATCGTGAGCCTTCTGAAATCATCAAAAAGCTGTTCATGCTCGGCATCATGGCTACAATCAACCAGGAACTTGATAAAGATGCCATTGAATTGATTGCAGACGAATACGGTGTAGAAGTGGAAGAAGAAATCAAAATCGATACTACAGATCTTGAAGTATACTTCACAGAAGATTCTGATGAAGATATGGTTGAACGTCCTTCCGTTGTTACAATCATGGGCCACGTCGACCATGGTAAAACAACTTTGCTTGACTCTATCCGCAATACAAAGGTTACCGCCGGAGAAGCTGGAGGAATCACTCAGCACATCGGAGCTTATCAAGTTAAAGTAAATGATAAGAAAATCACGTTCCTTGATACACCGGGACATGCTGCATTTACGACAATGCGTGCACGAGGAGCTCAAGTTACGGATATTACCATTCTAGTGGTAGCAGCAGATGATGGTGTAATGCCTCAAACAGTTGAAGCAATCAACCATGCTAAAGCTGCAGAAGTGCCAATCATCGTTGCAGTAAACAAAATGGATAAAGAGGCAGCAAATCCTGACCGCGTCATGCAGGAATTGACAGAACATGGATTGGTTTCTGAAGCATGGGGTGGAGACACAATCTTTGTTCCACTATCTGCTCTTTCTGGTGAAGGCATCGACAACTTGCTTGAAATGATTCTGTTAGTTGGTGAAGTTGAAGAGTATAAAGCCAATCCGAAGAGAAATGCTATTGGTACTGTTATTGAAGCCCAATTGGATAAAGGGCGTGGATCAGTTGCTACATTACTAGTACAAAATGGTACTCTCCGCATCGGTGATCCAATCGTTGTTGGTAATACTTTTGGACGCGTACGTGCAATGGTCAACGACCTTGGACGCCGTGTCAAAGAAGCAGGCCCTTCAACTCCGGTTGAAATCACTGGTTTAAGTGATGTGCCGCATGCAGGTGACCGTTTTGTTGTCTTTGAAGATGAGAAAACTGCTCGTCAAATTGGAGAAAACAGAGCACAGCAAGCTTTGCAGGCCTCCCGAGGAGAAAAGAGCAGGGTTACCCTGGATACATTATTCGAACAAATGAAACAAGGCGAGATGAAAGACTTGAATATCGTCCTGAAAGCAGATGTTCAAGGATCTGTTGAAGCAGTTGCAGCTGCCCTTCAAAAAATTGAAGTTGAGGGTGTAAATGTTAAAATCATTCATACTGGCGTCGGTGCCCTTAATGAATCTGACATTACTCTTGCTGCAGCATCAAATGCTATTGTCATCGGATTCAATGTGCGTCCAGATGTCAATGCGAAGCGCGCTGCTGACGCAGAAGGCGTCGACATCCGATTACACAGAATCATCTATAAGGTAATCGAGGAAATCGAGGCTGGAATGAAAGGGATGCTTGATCCTGAATTCCAAGAAAAAATCATCGGCCAGGCAGAAGTGCGCCAGACATTTAAAGTTTCAAAAGTCGGTACAATTGCCGGAAGCTTCGTTACCGAAGGAAAGATTACCCGTGACAGCGGAATCCGCTTGATTCGTGACGGAGTAGTCATCTTTGAAGGCGAAGTCGATGTATTGAAGCGCTTTAAAGATGATGCAAAAGAAGTAAACCGTGGTTATGAATGCGGTATTACAATCAAAAACTTCAACGATTTAAAAGAAGGAGACATCATTGAAGCATACATCATGGAGGAAATCGCTCGCTAA
- a CDS encoding YlxQ family RNA-binding protein, with protein MNQKKWMSLLGLANRARKTISGEELVVKDVKNGRAKLVLLSEDASHNTSKKILDKCHYYNVPVKRVENREILGQAIGKDARVVVALLDEGFAKKLALLLDESQWG; from the coding sequence ATGAATCAAAAAAAATGGATGTCATTATTAGGACTTGCCAACAGAGCTAGAAAAACGATTTCAGGCGAAGAGCTTGTAGTCAAAGATGTTAAAAACGGTCGAGCAAAGCTTGTGTTGCTTTCGGAGGATGCATCGCATAATACTTCGAAAAAAATACTTGATAAGTGCCATTACTATAATGTACCCGTAAAAAGGGTTGAAAACAGGGAAATCCTAGGTCAAGCGATTGGCAAGGATGCCCGGGTTGTGGTGGCTCTATTAGATGAAGGCTTTGCAAAAAAGCTTGCATTATTGCTCGATGAATCTCAATGGGGGTGA
- the rnpM gene encoding RNase P modulator RnpM: protein MASQKKIPMRKCVATGEMKPKKEMIRIVRSKEGEVSIDPTGKKSGRGAYLSLNKEAVLLAKKKNTLANHLGSKIEDSIYEELLQLIEKGNL, encoded by the coding sequence ATGGCATCTCAAAAGAAGATACCTATGAGAAAATGTGTTGCCACTGGTGAAATGAAGCCGAAAAAGGAAATGATCAGGATCGTTCGTTCTAAAGAGGGCGAAGTATCCATCGATCCTACCGGCAAGAAATCAGGCAGGGGTGCGTATCTCTCACTTAATAAAGAAGCAGTACTGCTGGCAAAAAAGAAAAACACACTAGCAAACCATCTAGGTTCAAAAATTGAAGATTCCATCTACGAAGAACTTCTTCAATTAATAGAAAAAGGCAATTTATAA